The Amycolatopsis coloradensis sequence GTCGAGGACGCCGTGGGCGTAGGACGGCGCGCTCGCGACGACGAGCACCGTGCTGTCGTCGACCGCGGCGGCCATCGCCTCCGGGACTGCGCGGAAGGTCACCGGATCGACCGGCACCGAAACCACGCGGACGCCGAAGAAATGCGCCGCCTTGTGGAACGCCGCGTGCGCGGTCGTGGGCAGCACGATATTCGGCGTGGACAGGTCGGGACGCGCGTCGCGGGCGGCCAGGACGGCGAGCATGCACGACTCCGTGCCGCCCGAGGTCACCGAACCGGCCGTCTCCGCCGTACCGCCCAGCAGCCGCGCCGCGGCGCCGACGAGGTCGTTCTCCATCCGCAGCAGACTCGGGAACGCCGTCGGGTCGAGGCCGTTCGCCGACGACGCCAGCGCGTGCGCGGCCGCGCCGAGTTCATCCACTTCGGACAGACCGCTGTCGTAGACATACGCGAGCGTCCGGCCTCCGTGCGTCGGCAAGTCCCCCGCGCGCAGCTCCCGCAGCTCCCGCAGGACGTCCTCGGCGGTCACGCGCGGCGCTCCAGCACCGACCTGCGCAGCAGCGGGATGCCCAGCACGATCAGCACGGCCGGAAGGATCGACGCGCCGAGCAGGATCGCCGTGAGCGCGCTGTCCGGCTGCGCGACCTTGGCGTCGAGGCTGGACTGGTAGCCGCCGAACTGCAGCACCAGTCCCCAGATCCCCGGGCCGAGCGCGAGTCCCAGCGTTTCGGACGCGGTCCAGACCCCGGCCGCCACCCCGGCCCTGGTCTCCCCGGTCCGCTCCTCTTCGTCGCTGATCAGGTCCGGCAGGATCGCCAGCGGGAATACCGAGATCCCCGCGTAGCCGACGCCGCAGAAAGCGACGAACACCATCGTGACAGGGAACGGGAACACCTTCGCGCCGAGAAGCCCGAACAGACCGACGCCGAACGCGGCGGTGGCGAGCCGGAACCCGACCAGTTTCCCGACACTCGCCCCGAGTTTGGGCCACAGCGGCATGGTCAGCAGCGCCGGGCCGACAAAACCGACGAACAGGACCGTGGAGTAGCCGGAGCTGCCGAGGATCCGTTCGGCGAAGAACGGGATCGCGGCCAGCACCGTGCCGATTCCGAGCGCCTGGACGAAGTAGACCCCGAGCAGCCAGCGGAACGGCCGCCACTGCGCGAGCGTCCGGAGCAGTTCACGCGGGCTCACCGTGTTCGGCCGCAGTGCGCCGACCGGCGCGTCCTTCAGCCCGAAGTACACGCCGAGGGTCGCCAGCAGGATGATCACGGCGATGAACACGCCCATGACGCGGTAACCGGTGACGCCGCCGACGAGTTCGGTGATCGCCGGGGCCCCGCCGCCGCAGATCAGGATGGCGACCGCGAGGAAGCCGATCCGGATGCTGGTCAGCTTCGTGCGTTCCTCGGCGTTGTCGGTCAGTTCGGCGGGCAACGCGTTGAACGGCACCTGGAAGAACGCGTACGCGGTGGCGCACAACAGGAACACGACGACGACGTAGATCGCGTCGGGCACGGGGCCGCCGAAGCCGGGGTGGGCGAACAGGGCTGCGAAGAGGATCGACACGCCGATACCGCCGAAGAGCAGGAACCGGCGGCGGCTGCCGGTGCGGACCATGTCCGCGTCCGACAGCCTTCCCGCGATCGGGTTGAAGAGCACGTCCCACGCCTTGGGAATGAACACGATCGCGCCGGCCACGCCCGCGGCGACGCCCATCGTGTCGGTGAGGTACTTCAGAAGGAGCAGGCCGGGAACCGTGCCGAAGGGGCCGGTGACGAACGAGCCGAGCGAGTAGCGGTACCTCGTCCGTGCTGGCAGGGCTGCCATGATCCTCCTCGAGGCGGTTCTCCCGATGAAGGCCTCAGTATTGGATCTTGGCCACCACCGGGTAGTGGTCGGAGGGAATCGTGCCACCGTCGTAATACACGAGCTGTACCGGGCCGACAGCGGCGAGTGGACGGCCGCCCGCGCGTACGGCTCCGACGTAGTCCAGCGAGTCGCGGTAGGTCGCCGGAACGGACTTCGCCGCGTTCGGGTTCGTCGCCGCGTCGAAGGTGTACGCGCCTTCGCCCGTCGTGCGGAGGATGCCGCCAAGGAAGGCTTCGCCCTGCTGGACCTGCGTGCGGCCGAGGGAATCCTTGCGCGCCTGTCCCGCCCAGTACTCGATGTTCAGGTCGCCCGCGATGACGACCGGCTCGTGGGCGGGGGCGTATTTCGTGACCAGGTCACGGATCTCGCCCAGCTGCGCCATCCGGATCTCGTGCGCCTTCGGCAGCGTCTCCGGTCCCTCATCCGCCTGCATGTGGGTGCCCGCGATCCACACCGGCTTCCCGTTGACGACCAGGCGGGCGAGCGCGGCCCCCTTGTTTGACAGGTAGTCCGCCGTGCCCGAGTAGGAATTGCGGAAGACCAGCTGGTGCTGCTCGGTCACCGGCGCCTTGCTGAGCACGGTGACCCCGCCGTTGACCACTACGGGGGAATTCGAGCAGTTCCCGTTCACCGTGGTCCAGCCGGGCGACGTGGAACAGTACTGGCCGACGAGCGGGGTCTGGTGCGGCCAGACGTCCTTCAGCCGGTTCCGCAGTTCCTCCGCCTGGGCGCTGAAAGCCTCGTCCAGGACGACGACGTCGGCGCCGTTCGCGCGGATGACGTCCTCCGCCGCGCGAGCCCTGGCCTGTTTGTCCGAAGTGTTCGGACTGGCGATCCAGGGCAGCTGCCAGATGTTGAACGCCATGACCTTCACCGAGACCGCCGCCCGGGCGGGCACGGCGGTTCCGGCGAACATCGCGGCGGCGATGGCGAGTACGGCGATTTTCCGCACGAAAGACCCTTCCGGTGTCAGGAGACGACGAACGTCCGCGAAGTCCCGCTGAACGCGGAGATCGCCCCGTTCCAGCCGTTCTTCCAATTGCCGAAGTGGACCACGCGATATTTGCCGATCGGGGCGTTCGCGGGGATCTTCCAGTGGACGACGGCTTTCGATTCGGCGACGAACGTCCGCGCCCAGTGGTACTTCGTGTCCCAGTCGCCGTCGTCGGCGTGTCGGACCCAGCTGCCGTCGACCAGCCGCTGGATCTCCAGGAACGTGCCGCCGCGCCGGAGGTCGTTCTTCGGATGCCCGGTGACGAACTCGACGACGACCTGTTCGCCGCGCGCGTAGGTGCTCTTCGCGTCGGTCAGGACGTCACCGAAGCTCTTGAACGCGGGCGGGCTGTCGAAGACGACGCCGGGCTGGAAGTTGATCAGCTTGCCGCGCAGATCCCGCGGCGTCGGGCCGTGCGCGACCGATGTCCCCGTCTTCATCGCCGCCGCGAGTTTCGCGAATTCCTGCTGGTACGCGGGAAGCGTGTAACGGCCGTAGAGGGTCGACGCGCCTTCGTACTGCTGCGAGTCGTACTCCTCGGGCGTGGTGACGTACTGGCTGTAGGCGTTGGCGTAGCCCTGGATGAGCACGTTCTCCAGCGGGACACCGAGTTCGGCGGCGACGGTCCGGCGCAGGCGCAGCCCGGCGACGATGGTCAGCTCGGCCGGTACCGCCACGAGGTGCAGCTGCCCGATCCGGACGAGTTGCAGCGGCAGGACCTCCGGCGTCCACGGATACGGCTTCATCGCGCCGAACGGCACCGCGATCACCTTCGGCGCGTGCGCGTCGGCCAGTGCCTGCGGGATCGGCGCGTCGATCCCGCCGAGCCAGTCGATGAACGGGTTCTTGACCCCTTCCGGGAGCGGCAGGCCGGGGCCGTCCTCGCGACTGCCCGCCAGCATCGACACCCCGATCGCGGCCGTACAGGTGCGCTGCGGCCGCCCGTTCGGGGTGTACTTCGCGTCGACGGCCACGTCGGACATGTCCACGTAGCACATCCGGTGGTCGACGCCGCCCGTCACGGCCTCGGCCGCGGCGTCGAAGGCGCTCTTCGCCGCGCGGAACTGGAGGTCGCCGATGGTGCGGGTGTTCTCGAACTCGGTTTCGGGGGTGCCGGGTTCGAGGTTCAGGTTCGGGCTCATGTCACCGGTGTTGGTCTGCGGGAAGGCGGCGACGAACCGCGGGTTCCCGTCGAGGTACCGCACGCCGGCGTGGTCGTGTTCCCATTCGTAGGCGGCGTACCCCTTGTTGTCGCCGCTGATCAGGTGGTTGCCGTTGCTCATCGACGTCCCGTGCGTGGCGAACCAGCTGATCGCGCCGACGTCGACGCCGTTCTGGCTGAAGCGCAGGACCGTGACGGCCGGGTCGATCGCCTGCGGGAAATGGTCCTTGTCCGCCTGCGGGTTCAGGTCGAAGGCCTTGCGCGAGCGGTTGACGCTGGCCTTGGTGAGCTCGGCCCGGCCGAGCCGGATCGACCCGGGCGCGAGGTTCGCGTGCGCCCGGCCGATCGCCTCGAAGATCCCGTCGACGTGCGCGTCGTACACCTGCTGCTGGAAGCCCAGGATCGCCAGATCGTAGGCGGCGTAATGGGAATCCCCGCCGCACGCGGAGTGGGTGTGCGTGGCGTTGAGGAGGACGTTCTGCTCGGTGTACAGGTCGCCGTACGCGGCCTGGAGTTTGCGCAGCACGCCCTGGTGGACGGACTGGAACAGCGCGCCGAGGTCGGCGGTGACGAAGGCGATCCGCTTGGCGCCGTCATCGACCACGAAGGCGCGCGCCCGGGTGCGGAGGTGGATACCGGCGGTCTGCTGCTGCGGCATCGAGTAGCCCATCATGCCGTTCTCGGCGGCCGGTCCGGTGACGTCGGAAAGGCCGACGCCGACACGGAAACCCTTCGCCGACGCCGCTTGCGCCTGCTGGGCGCCGAGCATGCTCGCCGCGATGGGCAACGCCGCCGCACCCGCGAGAACCCGCCTCCGGCTCACCGTCATGAGTCGCACCTCCCGGCCACGAACATGAACCGACTTCATGTTCGTGGCCGGGACGCTACGTGATGGGCCTCACTGTCGCAACCCCACGAAAGGCGTGGGGCCGAAGGGGCCCTTCCCCTCGCCTGATGCGGCGAAG is a genomic window containing:
- a CDS encoding MFS transporter, giving the protein MAALPARTRYRYSLGSFVTGPFGTVPGLLLLKYLTDTMGVAAGVAGAIVFIPKAWDVLFNPIAGRLSDADMVRTGSRRRFLLFGGIGVSILFAALFAHPGFGGPVPDAIYVVVVFLLCATAYAFFQVPFNALPAELTDNAEERTKLTSIRIGFLAVAILICGGGAPAITELVGGVTGYRVMGVFIAVIILLATLGVYFGLKDAPVGALRPNTVSPRELLRTLAQWRPFRWLLGVYFVQALGIGTVLAAIPFFAERILGSSGYSTVLFVGFVGPALLTMPLWPKLGASVGKLVGFRLATAAFGVGLFGLLGAKVFPFPVTMVFVAFCGVGYAGISVFPLAILPDLISDEEERTGETRAGVAAGVWTASETLGLALGPGIWGLVLQFGGYQSSLDAKVAQPDSALTAILLGASILPAVLIVLGIPLLRRSVLERRA
- a CDS encoding sphingomyelin phosphodiesterase, which codes for MRKIAVLAIAAAMFAGTAVPARAAVSVKVMAFNIWQLPWIASPNTSDKQARARAAEDVIRANGADVVVLDEAFSAQAEELRNRLKDVWPHQTPLVGQYCSTSPGWTTVNGNCSNSPVVVNGGVTVLSKAPVTEQHQLVFRNSYSGTADYLSNKGAALARLVVNGKPVWIAGTHMQADEGPETLPKAHEIRMAQLGEIRDLVTKYAPAHEPVVIAGDLNIEYWAGQARKDSLGRTQVQQGEAFLGGILRTTGEGAYTFDAATNPNAAKSVPATYRDSLDYVGAVRAGGRPLAAVGPVQLVYYDGGTIPSDHYPVVAKIQY
- a CDS encoding neutral/alkaline ceramidase, with amino-acid sequence MTVSRRRVLAGAAALPIAASMLGAQQAQAASAKGFRVGVGLSDVTGPAAENGMMGYSMPQQQTAGIHLRTRARAFVVDDGAKRIAFVTADLGALFQSVHQGVLRKLQAAYGDLYTEQNVLLNATHTHSACGGDSHYAAYDLAILGFQQQVYDAHVDGIFEAIGRAHANLAPGSIRLGRAELTKASVNRSRKAFDLNPQADKDHFPQAIDPAVTVLRFSQNGVDVGAISWFATHGTSMSNGNHLISGDNKGYAAYEWEHDHAGVRYLDGNPRFVAAFPQTNTGDMSPNLNLEPGTPETEFENTRTIGDLQFRAAKSAFDAAAEAVTGGVDHRMCYVDMSDVAVDAKYTPNGRPQRTCTAAIGVSMLAGSREDGPGLPLPEGVKNPFIDWLGGIDAPIPQALADAHAPKVIAVPFGAMKPYPWTPEVLPLQLVRIGQLHLVAVPAELTIVAGLRLRRTVAAELGVPLENVLIQGYANAYSQYVTTPEEYDSQQYEGASTLYGRYTLPAYQQEFAKLAAAMKTGTSVAHGPTPRDLRGKLINFQPGVVFDSPPAFKSFGDVLTDAKSTYARGEQVVVEFVTGHPKNDLRRGGTFLEIQRLVDGSWVRHADDGDWDTKYHWARTFVAESKAVVHWKIPANAPIGKYRVVHFGNWKNGWNGAISAFSGTSRTFVVS